A single region of the Lates calcarifer isolate ASB-BC8 linkage group LG16_LG22, TLL_Latcal_v3, whole genome shotgun sequence genome encodes:
- the ppp2r2d gene encoding serine/threonine-protein phosphatase 2A 55 kDa regulatory subunit B delta isoform: protein MAGVAGGNDFQWCFSQVKGAIDEDVAEADIISTVEFNYSGELLATGDKGGRVVIFQHEQESKNRPHLRGEYNVYSTFQSHEPEFDYLKSLEIEEKINKIRWLPQQNAAHFLLSTNDKTIKLWKISERDKRAEGYNLKDEDGRLRDPFRITSLRVPVLMPMDLMVEASPRRIFANAHTYHINSISVNSDHETYLSADDLRINLWHLEITDRSFNIVDIKPANMEELTEVITAAECHPHQCNVFVYSSSKGTIRLCDMRAAALCDRHSKFFEEPEDPSSRSFFSEIISSISDVKFSHSGRYMMTRDYLSVKVWDLNMENRPVETYQVHEYLRSKLCSLYENDCIFDKFECCWNGSDSAIMTGSYNNFFRMFDRNTRRDITLEASRESSKPRATLKPRKVSTGGKRKKDEISVDSLDFNKKILHTAWHPKDNVIAVAATNNLYIFQDKIN from the exons ATGGCGG GAGTTGCAGGAGGAAATGATTTTCAGTGGTGTTTCTCTCAAGTGAAAGGAGCGATAGATGAGGATGTTGCGGAAG CTGACATAATCTCAACAGTCGAGTTCAACTATTCTGGAGAATTGCTTGCAACTGGAGATAAAGGAGGCAGAGTAGTGATATTTCAACATGAACAGGAG TCAAAGAATCGTCCACACCTGCGCGGGGAGTACAACGTCTATAGCACTTTTCAGAGTCACGAGCCAGAATTTGACTATTTGAAAAGTTTAGAAATcgaggaaaaaataaataaaataagatggCTACCCCAACAAAATGCTGCTCACTTTCTACTTTCGACAAATG ATAAAACTATCAAATTGTGGAAAATAAGTGAAAGAGATAAACGAGCAGAAGGTTACAACCTGAAAGATGAAGATGGACGACTCAGAGACCCCTTTAGAATCACCTCTTTACGG GTACCAGTACTGATGCCAATGGATCTCATGGTAGAAGCAAGCCCACGGAGGATCTTTGCAAATGCGCACACCTATCACATTAATTCCATTTCTGTAAATAGTGATCATGAAACGTACCTCTCCGCAGATGACCTAAGAATAAATCTATGGCACTTGGAAATCACAGACAGAAGTTTTA ATATTGTAGACATCAAGCCTGCCAACATGGAGGAACTGACAGAAGTAATCACAGCTGCTGAGTGCCATCCACACCAATGCAATGTATTTGTGTACAGCAGTAGCAAAGGCACCATCCGCCTGTGTGACATGCGAGCAGCGGCGCTCTGCGATAGGCACTCAAAGT tCTTCGAGGAGCCTGAGGATCCAAGCAGCCGATCCTTTTTCTCTGAGatcatctcctccatctccgACGTGAAGTTCAGTCACAGCGGACGCTATATGATGACACGTGACTACCTCTCCGTCAAAGTCTGGGACCTCAACATGGAGAACAGGCCAGTGGAGACATATCAG gtcCATGAATACCTTCGCAGTAAACTCTGCTCCTTGTATGAAAATGACTGCATCTTCGACAAGTTTGAGTGCTGCTGGAATGGCAGTGACAG TGCCATCATGACCGGCTCCTACAACAACTTCTTCCGAATGTTTGACCGCAACACCAGGCGGGACATCACACTGGAGGCGTCCCGGGAGAGCAGCAAACCACGGGCCACGCTCAAACCCCGCAAAGTGTCCACTGGTGGCAAGAGGAAGAAGGATGAGATCAGCGTGGACAGCCTGGACTTCAACAAGAAGATCCTCCACACTGCCTGGCACCCCAAAGATAACGTGATAGCTGTGGCAGCCACCAACAACTTGTACATTTTCCAGGACAAAATCAACTAG
- the bnip4 gene encoding BCL2 interacting protein 4 — MSLQKDIPSDESLQGSWVELHFSGNGSQSTSHHGSQEQIPTSIQEGDVEKMLLDAQHESGRNSSRGSSQCNSPLRAQTPLLLWRGSEGNSSQSDEDFQERRREVENLMKKNADWIWDWSSRPENNPPKEFLLKYPKRSTSLSIRNTSVMKKGGILSADFLKLFLPSLIISHILAVGLGIYIGKRLTSHNTY; from the exons ATGTCGCTCCAAAAGGACATTCCTTCTGACGAGAGTTTACAAG GTTCCTGGGTTGAGCTGCATTTCAGCGGGAATGGCTCTCAAAGTACCAGCCACCACGGCAGCCAGGAGCAAATCCCCACGTCCATCCAGGAGGGTGACGTGGAGAAAATGCTGCTAGACGCACAGCACGAGTCGGGCAGAAATAGCTCCAGAGGAAGCTCTCAGTGCAACAG CCCACTCAGGGCACAGACACCCCTTCTTCTGTGGAGAGGCTCAGAGGGAAACAGCTCACAG tcagatgAAGACTTCCAAGAAAGAAGACGGGAAGTAGAGAACCTGATGAAGAAAAATGCTGACTGGATCTGGGACTGGTCTAGTCGACCTGAGAACAATCCACCAAA GGAGTTCCTGCTGAAGTACCCTAAGCGCTCAACCTCTCTCAGCATTAGGAACACCAGTGTCATGAAGAAGGGAGGCATTCTCTCTGCTGACTTTCTGAAGCTTTTCCTTCCCTCGTTAATCATTTCTCACATACTTGCTGTTGGCCTAGG GATATATATTGGGAAGCGGCTCACCTCACACAATACCTACTAA